The Lactuca sativa cultivar Salinas chromosome 2, Lsat_Salinas_v11, whole genome shotgun sequence genome includes a window with the following:
- the LOC111884686 gene encoding 60S ribosomal protein L21-1, whose translation MPAGHGLRSRTRDLFARGFRKKGTIHLSTYLRTYHVGDYVDVKVNGAIHKGMPHKFYHGRTGQVWNVTKRAIGVEMNKQVGNRIIKKRIHVRIEHVMPSRCNEELKQRIKKNDQLKAEAKAKGVVISTKRQPLGPKPGFMVEGTTLETVTPIPYDVVNDLKGGY comes from the exons ATGCCTGCGGGACATGGATTACGTTCAAGAACAAGGGATTTGTTCGCAAGAGGATTCAGGAAGAAGGGTACCATTCATCTTTCCACTTACCTCAGAACTTATCACGTCGGAGATTACGTCGATGTCAAGGTGAACGGCGCCATTCACAAAGGTATGCCCCACAAGTTCTACCATGGCCGCACCGGTCAAGTCTGGAACGTCACCAAGCGCGCCATCGGCGTCGAAATGAACAAACAG GTTGGTAACAGAATCATCAAGAAGAGGATTCATGTTCGAATTGAACATGTGATGCCTTCGAGGTGCAATGAGGAACTGAAACAGAGGATTAAGAAGAACGATCAGCTGAAGGCGGAGGCGAAGGCGAAGGGGGTTGTGATCAGTACCAAAAGGCAACCACTTGGACCGAAACCAGGGTTTATGGTTGAAGGGACGACTCTAGAGACTGTAACTCCGATTCCATATGATGTTGTCAATGATCTCAAGGGTGGATATTAA